The nucleotide sequence TCGTGTTGGTGAGCCAGATACTAAGAAAGTCCAATCCCAACAGGAAAGTGGATGCGTTACCAGCTCAGGATACCATTGTCTCCAAGGAAAGTATTGATTGTTGAAGGTACCATCCATTCAAAACTACTAATCTATACAAGAACCCCCAGAGATACTAACGCTTTTAGTATCGACTAGGGTTCAGTCTGGAAAACAGGTGCTTTTCAGAACTTCTCAAGCGTGAGGTGAAGGACGGAAGGCATACAAAGGGAGTCCTTCACCAAGTGACCATTCTCCGCAAAACCAGAACGGTTCACCACCGCTCAGAGAAGCGGTCTACAACCAACACTCCTTGGGGAACATTCAGTTTCAAACATAATTGTCCATGAGCGTTGTAACCGACCAATTTGATTGTGTGTTTCCCTGGACGCAGCGCAAGATGGCCAGAGGCATCATCTCCTACCTCGGACAGTGTCTCGACTTCACCTGTTTCTTCATGGACAAGTACCACTTTGTACATCTCTGCCTGTACACCTGTTCTATCTAGTTCATAGGTTAGCAGAACTGTATGATCGGTAGATATTTCGAATACCGTATCACGACCAAAGAATCCTTTGAAATTAATGGTGATTGAATCATATGCGTTTTTCGAACTACGATACTGGTAGGAGTACGAATCACCCACTAGGGATATCCAAGCTGGATCTTCACATTGTTCTCTTGAAAAGCGTTTTCCATAACCCATAGGAAATAATGAACACGAAAGACATAGCAGCATCACCAACCCAATAAGCATACACAGTTCAACACCACTTCTATTCTGTTTCATACGATACCTCTGGTAATGTGATACTGAAATGATTTGCTGATTACCATACGAAAATATTCGTATGATGATGAAAACACGATATTCATCTTGCCTGACAACGGTTACGATGGTACAGTCTTCCCAGTGAAACACGTAATATTGCTGAGTTACATCATCATCTTCTCAACTGGATTTGGTGCCCTCGCGGCATTACTGGTGCTTTCTGTGCGGCTCAAACAACCGTTTACCAAGCGTATGGCAGTAGTACAGGGACTATTCATCGCCAGTCTTGCAGTGGTTGCAATCTATTACTATCTCATGCAAGTGTTGGAACTGGTCGGGCCAAGGCAAGCGACAGTGGAGGCCGTATTCGGAGTAATCTCTTCTTTGCTCACCATGGCATTATATCTTGGATTATGGTGGATTCTGGGAATACGGGAATTGCAGAAAGGGACAGGAAATCTGTTTCTGTATGCCCGTATAAGCTGCTTGGTTTCTGCTGTACTGATGGTAAGCGGATTAACTGGTTCCCTGTTGCCTAAAAGCACGCTAACCACCTCAAGCATCTGGCAAGCTTTTGTATATCTTATGGTAGCAATTACCCTCTCTCTTTTTGGGCTCACCCTGGTGAAAGCTCCAATGAAACAACAACATAGCGCATATCGCTTGCTTGTGCATGGTATTGGATACTGTTCATTGGCATATGTTCCTCTAAGTATACTGGAATTGCTCTTGAGCCGATCATTGGGAGACAGCCTTCGCCCCCTCTCACTTGAATACTTGTTCTATCTTGGTATCAATGTGGTTGTTCTTATCTCCTCTCTCCGTTCATTGGCAAAGGACCCTGCGAGCACATCGGCTTTTGGACCTATACAGGAATCTACATGGACACGCTTTTCCTTGACTCCGCGGGAACGGGAGATGGCAACCCTTATCGCAAAAGGACAGTCAAACAAAGAAATAGCAAGCACTCTGGGGATTTCAGAAGCTACTGTGCGAACCCACATATACAATCTCTTCCAGAAAGTCGGAGCCCAAAGCCGGATTGACCTGTTAAACATGCTTCACGACTGATGCTATATCCTGAACTCTGGAGACCTCACTGTAGGCTGACGGAGCCCTTCCAGCTTTTTTTCACAAGCATAGCGATTCATTAAGTTTCAGCCGGCCTGATTTTAACTTTTTTGACAATCTTTCTCCTACGTGTCTGTATCTCTTGAAATTTCTGCAACTTACGTCATAATACACCATATAATTTTATACAACTCAGGTTCATTTTGTTCACTGTAATAAGCACGATTAATATACTTTTTCATTGAATAGAGTTAAAAAACCAACAGAGAGGAGGACGTATGACACGTGATACCCATAATCTATCAATCAAGACGATTATCATCACGATTTTTGTCCTCGTTATCATTGTTACTGCGGTAGTCATCACCTATCTCATTTTTTCTCGCTGGTACAGTTCCGCTGAAACCACTGTGATGAAGATTTCCCATAGCATCAACAATCATATCTATGAGCAAGTTTCATCATTCATGAAAAGACCCGTCTCCATCAACAATGAGAACCATAAGCTTATACGTGATGGCATCGTAGACATCCAGAACGAAGAAGAGCGAGAGCGATACTTTCTTGGGGCTTTGGATTCTTTCGATGAGGAAATCTACAGTTATAGCTATGGAACCGCTGAAGGAGCATACTACGGCGCCCGTCGTAAGGAAACAGGTGAGTTGGAAATCATGAGGAATGATCACACCACCGGTGGAAACTCTTGGTATTTTTCGGTAAAGGATGATTACCGTGCAGGAGACATAGCAGTCAGACTTGGACAGTTCGACCCACGCACCCGTCCTTGGTTCAAAGCGGCAGTAGAGGCTGAAGCCCCGGCATTCTCCCCTCTCTACAAGCATTTTGTCATGGACGACCTAACGGTATCCGTAGCAACACCTGTCTATACCAGCGAGGGAGTCCTGAAAGGGGTCCTGGGTACTCATATGCTTCTCTCAAAGATAGGCACTTTCCTCGAAAAAACAGTTACACCCTATGAGGGAATGGCCCTCATTGTAGAGCGAGAGAGTGGATATGTAATTGCAAACTCACAAGGATTACAGAATTTTGCCATACGTCCCGACCGATCGCTGGAAAGACTCCATATAGAACAAATAACCGATGAAGCCTTGCATAATGCCTTCGAACAATTCACCTCGACTGGAAAATCCCAATTTACCTATAAGCATGGTATCGAGCATATGTTTGCAGATGTCCAGGGGTTTCAAGCTGAGGGGGTTGATTGGGTGATCATCTCGACGGTAACCGGGGGATTCCTTCTCGACGAAGTTCAAGAAAGCATCTCCCTAACCATACTACTGATTATTATTGGAATTTTGGTGATTGTAGTCATCTATCACCTCATTACTTCCCGACTCTTCAGACCGATACAGGAACTACTGGATGTTTCAATCGCCATCGCTGAAGGAGATCTTTCCAGACGCGTCAGGGTTGCAAGAGATGATGAAATCGGCAGCATTGCAAGCAGCCTAAACAATGTGGCTGACAGCCTACAACAGCTTTTCCTCAACCTTGAGAACAGTGTAGAACAACGTACCCATGAACTGCATGAAACCAACACCCAGTTGGAAGCTAGCAGGGACCAGCTCAGCTTGATCCTGAACTCTGCAGCAGAGGGTATCTATGGAATTGACAGTGAAGGGCATTGCACCTTCTGCAACCGAAGCTCAATGCTTCTGCTGGGGTATGAGAAGGAGCAAGAACTGTTAGGAAAGAACATGCACAATCTGATCCATCACAGCTATGAAGATGGCAAACCATTTCCCTTGGACGCCTGCAAGGTATTTAGAGCAATCCAAACCGGTATCGGATACTCGGAACATGGTGAAGTGTTCTGGAGGAAGGACGGTTCAAATTTTCCTGTCTCCTACCATGCTTTTCCACAAGTACAAAATGAACAGGTTCTCGGAGCAGTCATCACATTTACTGATATTACTGAACAAAGGCAGCATGAACAACAAATTGAGTATATACGCTGTCATGATTCCCTCACAGGTCTGCATAACCGCAATTGCTTTGAAGAAAAGCACACAATTATGGATGTGCCTGAGAATCTACCGCTTTCCATTATCTTTGCCGATATCAATGCCCTTAAATTAACCAACGATATTTTTGGCCACACCGCTGGGGATGAACTGATTAAGAAGTCAGCAGAAATCCTGAAGCATGCATGCAGAGAGTCCGACATAATCGCCCGCCTTGGGGGTGATGAGTTCATCATCGTAATGCCGAACACGACAGAAGATGATACGGCGAGGATTATTGGACAGATTCAACTGAAGTTCTCCCAAACAAAAGTGGAAGCCATGCGTTGCAGTATATCATTGGGAAGTTGTACCAAGGTACACCAAGAACAGTCTCTCAGTGACACCATTGTGACTGCAGAGAATCAAATGTATCAGGATAAGACAAGAAACAGAGGCACGGTAAACAGGGCTATCATCAGTGCACTGCAGGAAACCCTGCACACCAGGAGCCCTCGAGAAAAGGAGCACGCAGAAAAAGTACAGGACATTGCAAGTAGGTTTGGCTCCTCACTCCATCTTAATGAGGCAGAGATCAGTGCATTGGAACGAACTGCATATCTGCATGATATTGGCAAGATTGTCCTTGAACCATATATCTTGGACTGCGAGCAGTTACGAGATGATGAGCGCGAGCAAATACGCCAACACCCTGCCATCGGATACAGGATACTGAACCTTTTTGATGATACACTTGATATAGCTGAATATGTTTACGGCCATCACGAACGGTGGGATGGTTCAGGTTATCCTAGGGGCTTGAAACATGATCAAATTCCGTACATCTCCCGTATTCTCTCCATCGCGGAAGCATATGAGCGGATTGTGGAGAGAAGTCATTCAAGAGAAGAGGCAATTAAAGAAATACAGGAGGGAGCTGGAACACAGTTCGACCCCGAACTTGCCCAAGCATTCATTGCCATGATTGAAGATCGTTGAAGAATTTTTTACGTTCTTCTTCCCAGCTCGTGTTATACGTTTCAAATTTCTTGAATCTCCTACCCCGTATTGCCCTTAAAAGCGTAGTGATTTTCATTGCTTCTTATGGTCTTAATCATATAGGAATTTTATTTCTTGCTCATCCTATCAACAGAAGAGTAAATTCATTTATAGTGGCTGGTATTATACAAAACCACCAATGACATGGTACTAAGGTCCAGATACATGCTGATACGATTCATCCTCGCACCGCTACTGTCTAAGAGAGTATTTTCTAGTCTTTAAGAGTATTTTCTAATAAATTACTTTGCTTAGAGTATTATTTCATGTGATGAAGAGAAAAACAGTACTGGTAGTCTTCCTTATTCTCCCGTCTTTTCTTGTCATTGGTGCCATTGCTTCCTACACTACCTACCCGCTCTACCTTGAAAGCTATAACACCATCTACCTCGACAAGTATGGCAGCAGTGGGACAAACCACTACCCAAATCTGATGGACATGCACCTCGGAAGATTCACTGTCGATACACAAGAGGATACAATCAGATCATTCGCCCTCCACTCCAACATCTCCAATGAGTTCACCTTCAGAGGCCGAACAACATGGAGTCCAAATAAAATATCATCACTTGGCTTCCACCCTGTGGCAATCCTTAAATATGGGTCTAAATTATATAATTCTAATCTCAATCAAGGTATCATCAACCCAATCAATCCAACCAATACCCCGATGACTGGAGCGATATTCATCGATTTCTATTTGGTCTCATACAATCCAGCTAGTGTATTCATCGAGAACGAGCGATATACCCATAAGTCAGGAACAGCAGGGAACTTCTCTGTCTCATTCTCGTCTGATACCATCGGCTTTTGGAATGCTAACCTTGATCCCGTGGAGGGTGAAAACGGACAACCTCTTCCTGAATTGCCTTATCTCGATTCTGGAACAATCACCCCTGAAGATGAAATCCCCTAGAGAGCCCCTCCTGAACTTGTCCACTACGACTTTTCCGTACTCGAAAAACAGAACTCCTTTAATCTCTCCAGTGCCTTTGGGTCCAACAAAGCATACATAGCTACTGCACAATTAATTGTAAGTGATGCCAATCAAAATAAAACATATGGAGTGAAAACAAAATTCACAAACTAATCAGGTAGATGCCGAAAAGCTCTCGCAGGGCACCTACCGCGATACTATAACAATAGAGGCAACTCCTAAGGATTCCTTTTGAAACATAGAAAGAATACAGATAAGAAAACGTGCTTCACTTGATAAGATTTTATTTCGTATTGCTAACATGATACAAGACACGCTAGTCCTCGCAAGTGAGACAACCAAAGTTTCTCCCAGATAAACTTTGGTGGATACAAGAATGATGAGCTGTTTCTTTGTGAGCTTATTCCCGAGAACAAGATAATCCTCCCATTCAATTACTACAATAATTTCCTCTTGACAGGCCTTCTCTCAACATATTATGATATGAAAAAGCTTTTTATATATTAAAATTTATATTTTAATTTTACTTTCCTATTTCGCAATATCATACACCAGCTAAGACTGGAATATTCTAAATTGATGGGAGAAGACCTATGCGATCTTACATATCTGAAACCAAAAACACACCAGTAGTCATGGAATGTGATGTATTAGTTGCTGGCGGAGGTACAGCAGGAACTATTGCAGCCATCGCAGCTGCCAGAAACGGTGCAAAAACTGTCTTAATTGAACGGCATGGACATCTTGGAGGATCCATGGTCAATGGCGCTGGCCCTCTCCATAGTTTCTTTAATCTGTACAAGGCATTTCCAGAAACGGGCAAAATACAGGTAGTTAGAGGAATTGCAGATGAGTTGATACAACGAATGACAGAAGCTGGTGGCTGTATGGGGCATCTCGAGCAGGAAATCGGTTTTAATTACGATTCAGTTGCAACAATCATCGACTGGGAAATCTACAAACAGGTAATCTTTGAGATGATGGAGGAAGCTAATGTCCACATGAGACTCCATACATGGATTAGTGATGTCGTCAAAGAAGATAACAAAGTGCAAGGCCTTATTGTGGAAAGCAAATCGGGACGAGAGGCAATACTATCGAAAATAGTAATTGATGCAACTGGGGATGCTGATGTTGCATACCTCTCGGGGGCTGAATGCACAAATATGTTCCCTGACGGCCATGTGGGAATGCCATTCGGGATGAGTAATGTCGACATTCCTAAAGCATACAAATACATCAAAGAGCAAAACATTGTCTATTCTATGATTCATGCTGATAAAGACAGTGATTATGACAATATTGCACGAATAGGATTTCACTTGAACAAGCTTCCCGCATTCAAGGAGTTCATGCAATCAAGCGGACTTTGGGGACCGCTCACACTTTCTCGACATGAAGGTGATTTTTCCTTCATCAATACAACAAACATAAAACCACTCGATGCAGTGAATGTAGAGGAAATTACTCGTGCGGAAGTTATACTGAGATCACAAGTAATGAAGATGGCTTCATTGTTGAAGGAGAACATCCCTGGCTTCGAACACGCCTATGTGAGCTGGACGCCCGTACATTTTGGAGTGAGAAGAACAAGGATCGTTACCTGTGAATATGATATCAGTCTTGAGGAAATCATTAATGGTCAACGTTTTGATGATGAAATTGCTGTATATGGATTCCATGACATGGCTCCAAAAATCATCATCAAGGATGGCAAGTATTACGGTATACCCTATCGTGCTTTACTTCCTAAAGACGTCGAGAACCTCTTGGTTGCTGGAAGATTGATAACATCCAATTGGGAAGCCCACATGTCTACACGAAACACAGTGTCTTGTATGGCGCAGGGTGAGGCCGTCGGCACCGCAGCTGCCTTGTGCTGTAAGCAGGGTGTAACACCAAGAAAACTCTCTGTGAAACAGTTGCAGGAACAGCTGATTAGCCAAGGGGTATTTCTTGGATAATTTGCAAACACCATTTTGTATGTTTTAGAAAAAGGGATTGTCTTATGACGTCACAATTTTGAAGGAGAAAGCTTGATGATGAATTTGCTTGATAGTGTTGAAAAAATTACATTGATGGGTCCTGGACCATCCTGTGTACCTGATGAAATTTACAAAGCCTTATCAGTTCCAACCTTAGGACATATGGACAGTGAATTCATTAAGATCATGGATGGCATCAAGGAGATGCAACAGCAAATCATGGCTACTCAGAACAGATTGACAGTCCCAATTTCAGGAACTGGATCAGCCGGTATGGAAACCTGTTTTGTAAACCTTATTGAACCACAAGATACAGTTCTCATTTTAAAAAATGGAGTTTTTGGGAATCGCATGTTTGATGTGGCAAGTCGTCTTGGCTCGGAAGTTGATGCAATTGATGCCCCGTGGGGGACCCCTATCGACCCAGATAAGGTTAGAGAGCAACTTTCAAAAAAAGCATACAAGATTGTTGCAATTGTCCACGCTGAGACCTCTACTGGTGTACGTAATCCAATTGATGAGGTAGCTAAGCTGGTTCACCAGACAGATGCACTGTATCTGGTAGATGCAGTAACCAGTCTGGGGGGCATCCCTGTTCCTACTGATGAGCTTGGTATTGATGCATTGTATAGTGGAACGCAGAAGTGCCTGTCTTGCCCACCGGGACTTTCTCCCGTCTCTTTCTCAGAGAAAGCAGTCAAGGTAATCACTAACCGAAAAAACAAAGTGCCCAACTGGTACCTCGATATGAATATGATCATCCAGTACTGGGATGGAGCAAAGAGAGTATATCATCATACTGCACCCATAAACATGCTCTATGGATTATACCAATCACTGTGCCTTATTCTGGATGAAGGTCTGGATGAGGTGTATTTAAGGCATATGAAGTATCACAACCTTCTGGTTAGAGAACTTGAAGGTATTGGAATGAACATGCTTGTTGATAAAGAGTACAGACTTCCCATGCTTAACGCTGTAGTAGTACCTGATGGAGTCGATGAAGCCAGAGTCCGCAGTGACCTGCGAACCAAGTACAACATTGAAATCGGAGCTGGTCTTGGAGCCTTGGCCGGCAAGATCTTCCGTATTGGCTTGATGGGTCACACAGCAAGAGAAGAGAACGTTGTTAAGGTTATCACGGCACTGAAAGCATCACTGTAAAACATATAGCGCTTTATAATATCTGCAGGTCATCCCTGCAGATATTTTTTCAACAATGCAATATATTGGGTATTTACAATACAGTTCCTGAATGCAAATGCCTGCATGACTCGATCAATACCATCTTCACTAAGATGAGCGAATCGCTTTGCATAGGCAGGTTGCAGCATCGCTGCCGCAAACCCGGTAAGTGCAGCATAATTTAAACAGAACGCATTCGCGCGTTTGTCATACGGTTCGAGGGAGACTTCTGCAATAAGATCAGCAAGCTCCTTGGCCAGAATTCGACCCTTGCTTTCCTGATACAAGGCAGTGAAATTCTCTGAACCCAACACCTTCTTCATATTCTGGATCGGCTTGATCAACTGCATATACTCAGAATCAGGGTCGAGGGTTACCCACCCCATCACCCCTGCGTCCTTGTATGTCCAGGTTGTCCAGTGCAAATCAAGTTGTGTATACACAGAGAGCTGATCATCCATTGAGCGCAAGCGATCAGGCACCTGATTTTCTGGACCATGGTACTGAGCCCCAAACTCACCCACCAATAGAGGCACGTTGTGAGCCTTTGCATACGTGAATCCTTCACTAATGCTTATTTCCTCGATATAGCGGTCTCGGTCCCAATACGATCGGGTATCTTCACCTCCATACCACCCAGGATACGCCCCAGGTCCAAATCCAGGTAATGCGTAGTGATGGTTGCTATACACACAGTTGGAATCGATAGGGATATCCATACCACTGAAATAGCGTCCATATCGATCCCCTTCCAAAAAAATAATATGCTTTGCATCAACTGAACGAATCATACGAATCAGGTACTGATAGACTGTGTTGACCTTCTTCCAATCTGACTGATAGTTCTCAAAGAAATCAAATGGATGGTCTCCGTTCGGTGTACCACTTGCTGGTTCATTCATTAGCTCATACCCAGCAACAACCGCCCTGTCCTTGCATCTCTCTGCAATCTCAACCCAGAGTCTAGCCAACCGTTCCTGAAAGT is from uncultured Sphaerochaeta sp. and encodes:
- a CDS encoding helix-turn-helix transcriptional regulator encodes the protein MKHVILLSYIIIFSTGFGALAALLVLSVRLKQPFTKRMAVVQGLFIASLAVVAIYYYLMQVLELVGPRQATVEAVFGVISSLLTMALYLGLWWILGIRELQKGTGNLFLYARISCLVSAVLMVSGLTGSLLPKSTLTTSSIWQAFVYLMVAITLSLFGLTLVKAPMKQQHSAYRLLVHGIGYCSLAYVPLSILELLLSRSLGDSLRPLSLEYLFYLGINVVVLISSLRSLAKDPASTSAFGPIQESTWTRFSLTPREREMATLIAKGQSNKEIASTLGISEATVRTHIYNLFQKVGAQSRIDLLNMLHD
- a CDS encoding HD domain-containing phosphohydrolase; its protein translation is MTRDTHNLSIKTIIITIFVLVIIVTAVVITYLIFSRWYSSAETTVMKISHSINNHIYEQVSSFMKRPVSINNENHKLIRDGIVDIQNEEERERYFLGALDSFDEEIYSYSYGTAEGAYYGARRKETGELEIMRNDHTTGGNSWYFSVKDDYRAGDIAVRLGQFDPRTRPWFKAAVEAEAPAFSPLYKHFVMDDLTVSVATPVYTSEGVLKGVLGTHMLLSKIGTFLEKTVTPYEGMALIVERESGYVIANSQGLQNFAIRPDRSLERLHIEQITDEALHNAFEQFTSTGKSQFTYKHGIEHMFADVQGFQAEGVDWVIISTVTGGFLLDEVQESISLTILLIIIGILVIVVIYHLITSRLFRPIQELLDVSIAIAEGDLSRRVRVARDDEIGSIASSLNNVADSLQQLFLNLENSVEQRTHELHETNTQLEASRDQLSLILNSAAEGIYGIDSEGHCTFCNRSSMLLLGYEKEQELLGKNMHNLIHHSYEDGKPFPLDACKVFRAIQTGIGYSEHGEVFWRKDGSNFPVSYHAFPQVQNEQVLGAVITFTDITEQRQHEQQIEYIRCHDSLTGLHNRNCFEEKHTIMDVPENLPLSIIFADINALKLTNDIFGHTAGDELIKKSAEILKHACRESDIIARLGGDEFIIVMPNTTEDDTARIIGQIQLKFSQTKVEAMRCSISLGSCTKVHQEQSLSDTIVTAENQMYQDKTRNRGTVNRAIISALQETLHTRSPREKEHAEKVQDIASRFGSSLHLNEAEISALERTAYLHDIGKIVLEPYILDCEQLRDDEREQIRQHPAIGYRILNLFDDTLDIAEYVYGHHERWDGSGYPRGLKHDQIPYISRILSIAEAYERIVERSHSREEAIKEIQEGAGTQFDPELAQAFIAMIEDR
- a CDS encoding FAD-dependent oxidoreductase — its product is MRSYISETKNTPVVMECDVLVAGGGTAGTIAAIAAARNGAKTVLIERHGHLGGSMVNGAGPLHSFFNLYKAFPETGKIQVVRGIADELIQRMTEAGGCMGHLEQEIGFNYDSVATIIDWEIYKQVIFEMMEEANVHMRLHTWISDVVKEDNKVQGLIVESKSGREAILSKIVIDATGDADVAYLSGAECTNMFPDGHVGMPFGMSNVDIPKAYKYIKEQNIVYSMIHADKDSDYDNIARIGFHLNKLPAFKEFMQSSGLWGPLTLSRHEGDFSFINTTNIKPLDAVNVEEITRAEVILRSQVMKMASLLKENIPGFEHAYVSWTPVHFGVRRTRIVTCEYDISLEEIINGQRFDDEIAVYGFHDMAPKIIIKDGKYYGIPYRALLPKDVENLLVAGRLITSNWEAHMSTRNTVSCMAQGEAVGTAAALCCKQGVTPRKLSVKQLQEQLISQGVFLG
- a CDS encoding alanine--glyoxylate aminotransferase family protein, translating into MMNLLDSVEKITLMGPGPSCVPDEIYKALSVPTLGHMDSEFIKIMDGIKEMQQQIMATQNRLTVPISGTGSAGMETCFVNLIEPQDTVLILKNGVFGNRMFDVASRLGSEVDAIDAPWGTPIDPDKVREQLSKKAYKIVAIVHAETSTGVRNPIDEVAKLVHQTDALYLVDAVTSLGGIPVPTDELGIDALYSGTQKCLSCPPGLSPVSFSEKAVKVITNRKNKVPNWYLDMNMIIQYWDGAKRVYHHTAPINMLYGLYQSLCLILDEGLDEVYLRHMKYHNLLVRELEGIGMNMLVDKEYRLPMLNAVVVPDGVDEARVRSDLRTKYNIEIGAGLGALAGKIFRIGLMGHTAREENVVKVITALKASL
- a CDS encoding cellulase family glycosylhydrolase, whose product is MEFLNVEDGTIVTKSGRKLFLRGTCLGGWMNMEDFIDGYPGTESGIRGHIAKTLGNAKGEYFFERLLDAFLSEDDIAFIKSVGATCLRVPLNYRHFEDDSTPFVYKESGFVRLNWLLDICEKYGLYVILDMHAVQGWQNCHWHSDNERGACTFWTHPHFQERLARLWVEIAERCKDRAVVAGYELMNEPASGTPNGDHPFDFFENYQSDWKKVNTVYQYLIRMIRSVDAKHIIFLEGDRYGRYFSGMDIPIDSNCVYSNHHYALPGFGPGAYPGWYGGEDTRSYWDRDRYIEEISISEGFTYAKAHNVPLLVGEFGAQYHGPENQVPDRLRSMDDQLSVYTQLDLHWTTWTYKDAGVMGWVTLDPDSEYMQLIKPIQNMKKVLGSENFTALYQESKGRILAKELADLIAEVSLEPYDKRANAFCLNYAALTGFAAAMLQPAYAKRFAHLSEDGIDRVMQAFAFRNCIVNTQYIALLKKYLQG